A single genomic interval of Theropithecus gelada isolate Dixy chromosome 16, Tgel_1.0, whole genome shotgun sequence harbors:
- the GRIN2C gene encoding glutamate receptor ionotropic, NMDA 2C, protein MGGALGPALLLTSLFGAWAGPGPGQGEQGMTVAVVFGSSGLPQAQVRARLTPQSFLDLPLEIQPLTVGVNNTNPSSLLTQICGLLGAARVHGIVFEDNVGTEAVAQILDFISSQTHVPILSISGGSAVVLSPKEPGSAFLQLGVSLEQQLQVLFKVLEEYDWSAFAVITSLHPGHALFLEGVRAVADASHLSWQLLDVVTLELGPGGPRARTQRLLRQLDAPVFVAYCSSEEAEVLFAEAAQAGLVGPGHVWLVPNLALGSTDAPPATFPVGLISVVTESWRLSLRQKVRDGVAILALGAHGYRRQHGTLPAPAGDCRAHPGPVSPAREAFYRHLLNVTWEGRDFSFSPGGYLVQPTMVVIALNRHRLWEMVGRWEHGVLYMKYPVWPRYSASLQPVVDSRHLTVATLEERPFVIVESPDPGTGGCVPNTVPCRRQSNHTFSSGDVAPYTKLCCKGFCIDILKKLARVVKFSYDLYLVTNGKHGKRVRGVWNGMIGEVYYKRADMAIGSLTINEERSEIVDFSVPFVETGISVMVARSNGTVSPSAFLEPYSPAVWVMMFVMCLTVVAITVFMFEYFSPVSYNQNLTRGKKSGGPSFTIGKSVWLLWALVFNNSVPIENPRGTTSKIMVLVWAFFAVIFLASYTANLAAFMIQEQYIDTVSGLSDKKFQRPQDQYPPFRFGTVPNGSTERNIRSNYRDMHTHMVKFNQRSVEDALTSLKMGKLDAFIYDAAVLNYMAGKDEGCKLVTIGSGKVFATTGYGIAMQKDSHWKRAIDLALLQFLGDGETQKLETVWLSGICQNEKNEVMSSKLDIDNMAGVFYMLLVAMGLALLVFAWEHLVYWKLRHSVPNTSQLDFLLAFSRGIYSCFSGVQSLASPPRQPSPDLTASSAQASVLKMLQAARDMVTTAGVSSSLDRATRTIENWGGGRRAPPPPPCPTPRSGPSPCLPTPGSPPEPSPRGWRPPGGGRAALVRRAPQPPGRPPTPGPPLPDVSRVSRRPAWEARWPVRAGHCGRHLSASERRALPERPLSPARCHYSSFPRADRSGRPFLPLFPEPPEPEDLPLLGLEQLARREALLHAAWARGSRPRHASLPSSLAEAFARPSSLPAGCTCLTCARPDGHSACRRLAQAQSMCLPTYREACQKGEQAGAPTWQHRQHVCLHAHAHLPFCWGAVCPHLPPCASQGSWLSGAWGPLGHRGRTLGLGTGYRDSGGLDEVSRVACGTQGFPGPCTWRRISSLESEV, encoded by the exons ATGGGTGGGGCCCTGGGGCCGGCCCTGTTGCTCACCTCGCTCTTCGGTGCCtgggcggggccggggccggggcagGGCGAGCAGGGCATGACGGTGGCCGTGGTGTTTGGCAGCTCGGGGCTGCCCCAGGCCCAGGTCCGTGCCCGCCTCACCCCCCAGAGCTTCCTGGACCTGCCCCTGGAGATCCAGCCACTCACAGTGGGGGTCAACAACACCAACCCCAGCAGCCTCCTCACCCAGATCTGCGGCCTCCTGGGTGCTGCCCGCGTCCACGGCATTGTCTTTGAGGACAACGTGGGCACCGAGGCGGTGGCCCAGATCCTTGACTTCATCTCCTCCCAGACCCATGTGCCCATCCTCAGCATCAGCGGAGGCTCCGCTGTGGTCCTCTCCCCCAAG GAGCCGGGCTCCGCCTTCCTGCAGCTGGGCGTGTCCCTGGAGCAGCAGCTGCAGGTGTTGTTCAAGGTGCTGGAAGAGTACGACTGGAGCGCCTTCGCGGTCATCACCAGCCTGCACCCGGGCCACGCGCTCTTCCTGGAGGGCGTGCGCGCTGTCGCCGACGCCAGTCACCTGAGCTGGCAGCTGCTGGACGTGGTCACGCTAGAGCTGGGCCCGGGAGGGCCGCGCGCGCGCACCCAGCGCCTGCTGCGCCAGCTCGACGCGCCCGTGTTCGTGGCCTACTGCTCGAGCGAGGAGGCCGAGGTACTCTTCGCCGAGGCGGCGCAGGCCGGCCTGGTGGGGCCCGGCCACGTGTGGCTGGTGCCCAACCTGGCGCTGGGCAGCACCGATGCGCCCCCTGCCACCTTTCCTGTGGGCCTCATCAGCGTCGTCACCGAGAGCTGGCGCCTCAGCCTGCGCCAGAAGGTCCGCGACGGCGTGGCCATTCTGGCCCTGGGCGCCCACGGCTACCGGCGCCAGCACGGAACCCTGCCAGCCCCAGCCGGGGACTGCCGCGCTCACCCTGGGCCCGTCAGCCCTGCCCGGGAGGCCTTCTACAG GCACCTACTGAATGTCACCTGGGAGGGCCGAGACTTCTCCTTCAGCCCTGGTGGGTACCTGGTCCAGCCCACCATGGTGGTGATCGCCCTCAACCGGCACCGCCTCTGGGAGATG GTGGGGCGCTGGGAGCATGGCGTCCTATACATGAAGTACCCTGTGTGGCCTCGCTACAGTGCCTCTCTGCAGCCCGTGGTGGACAGTCGGCACCTGACGGTGGCCACGCTGGAAGAGAGGCCCTTTGTCATCGTGGAGAGCCCCGACCCTGGCACAGGAGGCTGCGTCCCCAACACCGTGCCCTGCCGCAGGCAGAGCAACCACACCTTCAG CAGCGGGGACGTGGCCCCCTACACCAAGCTCTGTTGTAAGGGATTCTGCATCGACATCCTCAAGAAGCTGGCCAGGGTGGTCAAATTCTCCTACGACCTGTACCTTGTGACCAACGGCAAGCATGGCAAGCGGGTGCGCGGCGTATGGAACGGCATGATTGGGGAG GTGTACTACAAGCGGGCAGACATGGCCATCGGCTCCCTCACCATCAATGAGGAGCGCTCCGAGATCGTAGACTTCTCTGTGCCCTTCGTGGAGACGGGCATCAGTGTGATGGTGGCTCGCAGCAATGGCACCGTCTCCCCCTCGGCCTTCCTGG AGCCATATAGCCCTGCGGTATGGGTGATGATGTTTGTCATGTGCCTCACCGTGGTGGCCATCACTGTCTTCATGTTCGAGTACTTCAGCCCCGTCAGCTACAACCAGAACCTCACTAGAGGCAAGA AGTCCGGGGGCCCATCTTTCACCATTGGCAAGTCCGTGTGGCTGCTGTGGGCGCTGGTCTTCAACAACTCGGTGCCGATCGAGAACCCGCGGGGCACCACCAGCAAGATCATGGTTCTGGTCTGGGCCTTCTTTGCTGTCATCTTCCTCGCCAGCTACACGGCCAACCTGGCCGCCTTCATGATCCAGGAGCAATACATCGACACTGTGTCGGGCCTCAGTGACAAGAAG TTTCAGCGGCCTCAAGATCAGTACCCACCTTTCCGCTTTGGCACGGTGCCCAACGGCAGCACAGAGCGGAACATCCGCAGTAACTACCGTGACATGCACACCCACATGGTCAAGTTCAACCAGCGCTCGGTGGAGGATGCGCTCACCAGCCTCAAGATGGG GAAGCTGGATGCCTTCATCTATGATGCTGCTGTCCTCAACTACATGGCAGGCAAGGACGAGGGCTGCAAGCTGGTCACCATTGGGTCTGGCAAGGTCTTTGCCACCACTGGCTACGGCATCGCCATGCAGAAGGACTCCCACTGGAAGCGGGCCATAGACCTGGCACTCTTGCAGTTCCTGGGGGACG GAGAGACACAGAAACTGGAGACAGTGTGGCTCTCGGGGATCTGCCAGAATGAGAAGAACGAGGTGATGAGCAGCAAGCTGGACATCGACAACATGGCAGGTGTCTTCTACATGCTGCTGGTGGCCATGGGGCTGGCCCTGCTGGTCTTCGCCTGGGAGCACCTGGTCTACTGGAAGCTGCGCCACTCGGTGCCCAACACATCCCAGCTGGACTTCCTGCTGGCTTTCAGCAGG GGCATCTACAGCTGCTTCAGCGGGGTGCAGAGCCTGGCCAGCCCACCGCGGCAGCCCAGCCCGGACCTCACGGCCAGCTCGGCCCAGGCCAGCGTGCTCAAGATGCTGCAGGCGGCCCGCGACATGGTGACCACGGCGGGCGTGAGCAGCTCCCTGGACCGCGCCACTCGCACCATCGAGAACTGGGGTGGCGGCCGCCGTGCGCCCCCACCGCCCCCCTGCCCGACCCCGCGGTCTGGCCCCAGCCCATGCCTGCCCACCCCCGGCTCGCCCCCAGAGCCGAGCCCCAGGGGCTGGAGACCGCCAGGCGGGGGTCGCGCGGCGCTTGTGCGCAGGGCTCCGCAGCCCCCGGGCCGTCCCCCCACGCCGGGGCCGCCCCTGCCCGACGTCTCCCGAGTGTCGCGCCGCCCAGCCTGGGAGGCGCGGTGGCCGGTGCGGGCCGGGCACTGCGGGAGGCACCTCTCGGCCTCCGAGCGGCGCGCGCTCCCAGAGCGGCCCCTGTCGCCCGCTCGCTGTCACTACAGCTCCTTTCCTCGAGCCGACCGATCCGGCCGCCCCTTCCTCCCGCTCTTCCCCGAGCCCCCGGAGCCGGAGGACCTGCCGCTGCTCGGGCTGGAGCAGCTGGCCCGGCGGGAGGCCCTGCTGCACGCAGCTTGGGCCCGGGGCTCGCGCCCGCGCCACGCTTCCCTGCCCAGCTCCCTGGCCGAGGCCTTCGCTCGGCCCAGCTCGCTGCCCGCTGGGTGCACCTGCCTCACCTGCGCCCGCCCCGACGGCCACTCGGCCTGCAGGCGCTTGGCGCAGGCGCAGTCGATGTGCCTGCCGACTTACCGGGAGGCCTGCCAGAAGGGCGAGCAGGCAGGGGCCCCCACCTGGCAGCACAGACAGCATGTCTGCCTGCACGCCCACGCCCACCTGCCGTTTTGCTGGGGGGCTGTCTGTCCTCACCTTCCACCCTGTGCCAGCCAGGGCTCCTGGCTCTCTGGGGCCTGGGGGCCTCTGGGGCACAGGGGCAGAactctggggctgggcacaggctACAGGGACAGTGGGGGACTGGACGAGGTCAGCAGGGTAGCCTGTGGGACGCAAGGCTTCCCGGGACCCTGCACCTGGAGGCGGATCTCCAGTCTGGAGTCAGAAGTGTGA